The Cuculus canorus isolate bCucCan1 chromosome 16, bCucCan1.pri, whole genome shotgun sequence genome includes a region encoding these proteins:
- the SLC13A3 gene encoding Na(+)/dicarboxylate cotransporter 3, with translation MAALGALLKKAWSVRRAAVLLCAPLALLPVPLSLPPKEGRCLYVILLMALYWCTEALPLAVTALLPIVLFPFLGILPSNKVCPQYFLDTNFLFLSGLIMASAIEEWNLHRRIALRVLMLVGVQPARLILGMMLTTSFLSMWLSNTASTAMMLPIANAILKSLFGEKDTSKDMSRGNEENQASLQQNKLYTVPTEMQFLASTEDKDLTEEKEVTSDALSDLKKEEEYKTNIWKGFLISIPYAASIGGTATLTGTAPNLILLGQLKSYFPECDVVNFGSWFMFAFPLMLIFLLLGWLWISILYGGINLRGWKTKKSNIRVDAEARAREVIKEDYQKLGPTKFAEQAIFFFFCMFAIMLFSRDPKFIPGWASLFAPGFISDAVTGITIVIILFFFPSQKPSFRWWFDLKAPNTETQPLLTWRKAQETVPWNIILLLGGGFAMAKGCEESGLSVWIGGRLHPLEGVPPPVAVILITIVIALFTEFASNTATIIIFLPVLAELAIRLKVNPLYLMIPGTIGCSYAFMLPVSTPPNSIAFSSGHLMVKDMARTGLLMNLMGVLLLSLAMNTWAKSIFQLGTFPAWANIHAENATALLTAVENVTLSSLNKI, from the exons ATGGCGGCGCTGGGGGCGCTGCTGAAGAAGGCGTGGAGCGTGCGGCGGGCGGCGGTGCTGCTGTGCGCGCCGCTGGCGCTGCTGCCCGTGCCGCTCAGCCTGCCCCCCAAG GAAGGAAGATGTCTGTATGTGATCCTGCTGATGGCCCTGTACTGGTGCACAGAGGCGCTGCCCTTGGCTGTGACAGCTCTACTGCCCATcgtcctctttcccttcctgggGATCCTCCCATCTAACAAAGTTTGCCCACAGTATTTTTTAGACACcaatttcctcttcctcagTGGTTTAATCATGGCCTCAGCCATTGAGGAGTGGAATTTACACCGAAGGATCGCACTCCGGGTCCTCATGTTGGTGGGAGTCCAGCCAGCCAG acTAATTTTAGGGATGATGTTGACAACGTCTTTCCTGTCCATGTGGTTAAGTAATACTGCCTCCACTGCTATGATGCTTCCAATtgcaaatgcaattttaaaaagccTCTTTGGGGAGAAAGACACATCTAAGGATATGAGCAggggaaatgaagaaaaccaag catctttacAGCAGAATAAACTTTACACTGTACCAACTGAGATGCAGTTTCTGGCAAGTACTGAGGA caaagatctgacggaggagaaggaggttACCAGCGATGCTTTGTCAGACttaaagaaggaggaggaatacaaaacaaatatttggaaAGGTTTCCTCATCTCAATCCCGTATGCAGCCAGCATCGGAGGTACAGCAACGCTGACAGGAACTGCACCGAACCTTATCCTTCTGGGACAGCTGAAGAG TTATTTTCCAGAATGTGATGTGGTGAACTTTGGTTCTTGGTTTAtgtttgcatttcctttaatgctgatttttcttctcctgggaTGGCTATGGATCTCCATCCTGTATGGAGGAATTAACCTGAG gggctggaaaacaaaaaagtcaaaTATAAGAGTGGATGCAGAAGCCCGAGCCAGAGAAGTGATAAAGGAGGACTATCAGAAACTCGGTCCAACAAA gtTTGCAGAacaggcaatttttttcttcttctgcatgTTTGCAATCATGCTTTTCTCCAGGGATCCCAAATTCATTCCAGGTTGGGCAAGCTTGTTTGCACCAGg GTTTATCTCAGATGCGGTTACAGGAATCACCATTGTGATTATATTGTTCTTCTTCCCTTCACAAAAGCCTTCCTTCAGGTGGTGGTTTGATTTGAAAG CACCAAACACTGAGACACAGCCCTTGCTGACTTGGAGGAAGGCCCAAGAGACAGTGCCTTGGAACATCATCTTGCTGCTTGGAGGAGGCTTTGCCATGGCAAAGGGCTGTGAG GAGTCTGGTTTGTCTGTCTGGATAGGAGGCCGTCTGCATCCCTTGGAGGGTGTACCACCACCTGTGGCTGTCATCCTCATCACGATTGTCATTGCCTTATTCACGGAGTTTGCCAGCAACACAGCCACTATCATCATCTTCCTGCCTGTCTTGGCAGAGCTG gcCATTCGTCTGAAAGTAAATCCCCTCTATTTAATGATACCAGGAACAATAGGATGCTCCTACGCATTCATGCTACCAGTCTCAACACCTCCTAACTCAATTGCGTTTTCTTCTGGGCACTTAATGGTCAAGGACATG GCAAGAACTGGGTTGCTCATGAATCTTATGGGAGTTCTGCTTCTTAGCTTGGCTATGAACACCTGGGCCAAGAGCATCTTCCAGCTGGGGACCTTCCCTGCATGGGCCAACATCCATGCAGAAAATGCCACTGCACTCTTGACAGCTGTAGAAAATGTCACTTTAAGTTctctaaataaaatatga